In one Thermosipho ferrireducens genomic region, the following are encoded:
- a CDS encoding S41 family peptidase yields MKKKILVFFLTFLSILTFSQKLFSAEELQTDFDVFINYILKAGIDPFKFVSEETFYSKVDEIKTKLNKPMTKGEFFKTIAPMIHLFSDVHYGIVFNITTDTLVMPFEPVVVGNRLFVKNSLVEDLNNNSEVLEIDGRKVQDMIEEFRKYIPRIISKRIDLVLGHMVLLLPEIEGKDTFDLLIKNGNIEKQIQISAFTKVGIINKIKKLNLKIDKPISFERKGKIGILNIKSFSFKYERLEYYKDFLKEVFKNSKDMTDLIIDLRKNPGGYLENIYELFKYLTDKKLVTWGIEYVYTNLPGNKEIKRIRKNHDLKIEIIPVKDNFKGKVWLLVDDTMASIAVVATYLFQKFELGKIIGEKPKEPVNTLSVRFSTNYILPNTELSLLIPNGKYYFEEEPKIVIDYERKMTEKEEIDYLLGERDVVLDYAFEIISKS; encoded by the coding sequence ATGAAAAAGAAAATACTTGTATTTTTCTTAACATTTCTATCGATACTTACGTTTTCTCAAAAGTTATTCTCAGCAGAAGAGCTCCAAACAGACTTTGATGTTTTCATAAACTATATCTTAAAGGCGGGAATTGATCCTTTTAAATTTGTTTCAGAAGAAACATTCTACTCAAAAGTAGATGAAATAAAAACCAAACTCAACAAACCTATGACAAAAGGGGAGTTTTTTAAAACCATAGCACCTATGATACATCTTTTTAGTGATGTACATTATGGTATAGTTTTCAACATAACCACAGACACACTGGTAATGCCATTTGAACCTGTTGTGGTGGGAAATAGATTGTTTGTTAAAAATTCACTGGTTGAAGATTTAAATAATAATTCAGAGGTTTTAGAAATCGATGGTAGAAAAGTTCAGGATATGATAGAAGAATTTAGAAAGTATATTCCAAGAATTATTTCGAAAAGGATAGATTTAGTATTAGGGCATATGGTTTTATTGTTGCCAGAAATTGAAGGAAAAGATACTTTTGATCTATTAATTAAAAATGGAAATATCGAAAAGCAGATACAAATAAGTGCTTTTACAAAAGTTGGAATAATAAACAAGATAAAAAAATTAAATTTAAAAATAGACAAACCTATTTCATTTGAAAGGAAAGGAAAAATAGGAATACTAAACATAAAGTCATTTTCGTTTAAATACGAGCGGCTTGAATATTACAAAGATTTTTTAAAAGAGGTGTTTAAAAATAGCAAAGATATGACAGACTTAATAATTGATTTGCGAAAAAACCCCGGGGGATATCTGGAAAATATTTATGAACTTTTTAAATATCTTACAGATAAAAAGTTAGTAACATGGGGAATTGAATACGTATATACTAACTTACCTGGAAATAAGGAAATAAAAAGAATCAGAAAAAATCATGATTTAAAGATAGAGATAATACCAGTGAAAGATAATTTTAAAGGTAAGGTATGGCTTCTGGTAGACGACACTATGGCTTCGATAGCAGTAGTTGCCACTTATTTATTTCAAAAGTTTGAACTTGGAAAAATAATAGGAGAAAAACCAAAGGAACCAGTAAATACACTTTCTGTACGTTTTAGTACTAACTATATTCTTCCCAATACAGAACTCTCATTACTGATTCCAAATGGAAAATATTATTTTGAAGAGGAACCAAAAATAGTAATAGATTATGAAAGAAAAATGACGGAAAAGGAAGAAATTGATTATCTGCT
- the ligA gene encoding NAD-dependent DNA ligase LigA: MEKQKIREEIEKLRKEIEYHNYRYYVLADPIISDEEYDKLMKKLIKLEKKYPEFSSPDSPTQKVGGRVIDGFKTVTHSIPMLSLDNTYTAEEVVNFDNRIKKLLKKEVEYVCELKIDGVSIALRYENGSLVQAISRGNGTEGDDITENVKKIKSIPLRLFKPLTIEVRGEIYMPVSEFVRYNKQREDEGLPPFANPRNAAAGTLRQLDSSVVANRNLDSFIYYIVHPEYYNLDSQWEALNFLKQIGLKVNPHSKLCKTINDVINFWKEWTEKRHSLGYWVDGVVVKVNNFAEQNSLGTTAKSPKWAIAFKFPAIQARTRIISITYQVGRTGVITPVAELEPVTLEGTIVKRASLHNFDYIKEKDIKVGDHVFVEKAGGIIPQVVSVIKELRTGSEKEVIPPTSCPVCGGNVGKLTENEVALRCMNPHCPQKLKRHLEIFVSRSAFDISGIGEKMAEKIVDAKLINDVSDIFYLTPFDLAQLSGVGQKTIANVLKQIEKAKKTPLHKVIVGLGIPLVGEKTAKILAEKFENIDKLSNASYEELTSIDGIGPELAKSIVDYFRNEKTREIIEKLKNAGVEMKNIAKTKNEKFSGMTFVITGTLKNYTRNQIKELIESLGGKVSESVSSKTTYLVVGEKPGSKYQKAKQLGVKILTEEEFMKIMKT; encoded by the coding sequence ATGGAGAAACAAAAAATAAGAGAAGAAATAGAAAAGTTAAGAAAAGAAATCGAATATCATAATTATAGATACTATGTATTGGCTGACCCAATAATAAGTGATGAGGAATATGATAAACTTATGAAAAAGTTGATAAAATTAGAAAAAAAATATCCAGAATTTTCTTCCCCAGATTCTCCCACTCAAAAAGTTGGGGGAAGAGTTATAGATGGATTCAAAACAGTGACACACTCCATACCTATGTTAAGTCTCGACAACACCTACACCGCAGAGGAAGTAGTAAATTTTGATAACAGAATAAAAAAGCTTCTAAAAAAGGAAGTTGAATACGTCTGTGAGTTAAAGATAGACGGAGTTTCTATCGCTCTTAGATATGAAAATGGAAGTCTTGTGCAGGCAATAAGCAGAGGGAATGGTACAGAAGGTGATGATATAACAGAAAATGTTAAGAAAATAAAGTCAATTCCTCTTAGATTGTTTAAACCTCTTACAATTGAAGTACGAGGAGAAATTTATATGCCAGTCTCAGAATTTGTTCGATATAACAAGCAACGTGAAGATGAGGGACTTCCCCCTTTTGCAAATCCAAGAAATGCCGCTGCAGGAACTTTAAGACAGCTGGATTCCTCAGTAGTAGCAAATCGAAACCTTGATTCTTTTATATATTATATTGTTCATCCAGAATACTATAATTTAGATTCACAATGGGAAGCACTAAATTTTTTAAAACAAATTGGACTAAAAGTTAATCCGCATTCAAAACTATGCAAAACTATCAACGATGTTATTAACTTCTGGAAAGAATGGACAGAAAAACGACATTCTCTGGGATATTGGGTTGATGGTGTTGTTGTAAAAGTAAACAACTTTGCAGAACAAAATAGTCTGGGAACAACCGCAAAATCTCCAAAGTGGGCTATTGCATTTAAATTTCCGGCAATTCAAGCCAGAACACGAATTATTTCAATAACCTACCAGGTTGGGCGCACTGGAGTTATCACACCTGTTGCCGAACTTGAACCAGTAACTCTGGAAGGAACTATAGTAAAAAGAGCTTCCCTTCACAACTTTGATTATATAAAAGAAAAAGACATAAAAGTAGGAGACCATGTCTTTGTTGAAAAAGCTGGTGGAATAATACCACAAGTTGTAAGTGTAATCAAAGAATTACGAACTGGCTCAGAAAAAGAAGTAATTCCACCAACATCCTGTCCCGTGTGCGGAGGTAATGTGGGAAAACTCACAGAAAATGAAGTTGCTTTAAGATGTATGAATCCACATTGTCCGCAAAAGCTTAAACGGCATCTTGAAATATTTGTTTCAAGATCCGCGTTTGATATTTCCGGGATTGGCGAAAAAATGGCAGAAAAGATCGTTGATGCAAAATTGATAAATGATGTCTCTGATATATTTTACTTAACACCATTTGACCTTGCACAACTAAGCGGGGTTGGGCAAAAAACAATTGCAAACGTTTTAAAACAAATTGAAAAAGCTAAAAAAACTCCCTTGCATAAAGTAATCGTAGGCTTAGGAATTCCTTTAGTTGGCGAAAAAACAGCTAAGATTCTCGCTGAAAAGTTCGAAAATATTGACAAACTTTCAAATGCTTCATATGAAGAACTTACCAGTATTGATGGAATAGGTCCGGAACTGGCTAAAAGTATCGTAGATTATTTTAGAAATGAAAAAACCAGAGAAATCATTGAAAAATTGAAAAATGCAGGAGTAGAAATGAAAAATATAGCTAAAACTAAAAATGAAAAATTTTCTGGTATGACCTTTGTTATTACAGGAACGCTGAAAAATTATACGAGAAACCAGATTAAAGAACTTATTGAAAGTCTTGGTGGAAAGGTCTCTGAATCTGTATCATCAAAAACAACTTATTTAGTTGTAGGTGAAAAACCTGGTTCAAAATATCAAAAAGCCAAACAACTTGGCGTTAAAATACTTACCGAAGAAGAATTTATGAAAATTATGAAAACCTAG
- a CDS encoding phospholipase C/P1 nuclease family protein yields MIKYFFVLCTLTFLSLAFAWSGHEALTYLIVQDLPIKNRMVKITDYSYEENRIYNQDYLVVKDVSGERAFFDPLGDGKFPPDPSPIDGFMLPVWQILTIYSPEPDNGMDEGLQLDFLQGLIGNSQGVRHMKYNLGFINAFQGDTSFIYFVEMSRQAFKQGDRYWGYRFLARALHYAEDLSQPYHNAPGETGEVLWGIVDGNTRKILKNLHFLYDNYLVYLIYYSDDAARETILGSKPAFLGDERQVINSIMNFARSKFEVVHFELKKAFGDLLKTNVEMKEISQIDNKGELYILKGETLSILSYTASVIKGFLLHFLKEVGEIN; encoded by the coding sequence ATGATTAAATATTTTTTTGTTTTGTGTACTTTAACATTTCTTTCGCTTGCATTTGCATGGAGTGGTCACGAAGCGCTTACTTATTTAATTGTTCAGGATTTACCAATAAAGAATAGAATGGTAAAAATAACGGACTATTCCTATGAAGAAAATAGAATTTACAATCAAGACTATCTTGTGGTTAAGGACGTAAGTGGGGAGAGAGCTTTTTTTGACCCTTTAGGTGATGGAAAATTTCCTCCTGATCCCTCTCCAATAGATGGATTTATGCTTCCTGTATGGCAGATACTTACAATCTATTCTCCCGAACCTGACAATGGCATGGACGAAGGATTGCAGCTTGATTTTCTTCAGGGATTGATCGGTAACAGCCAGGGTGTCAGGCATATGAAGTATAATCTGGGATTTATAAATGCTTTTCAGGGAGATACATCTTTTATATATTTTGTGGAAATGTCTCGACAGGCTTTTAAGCAAGGAGATAGATACTGGGGTTATCGTTTCCTTGCAAGGGCGCTCCATTATGCAGAAGATCTATCCCAACCTTATCATAATGCTCCTGGGGAAACAGGTGAGGTTTTATGGGGTATTGTTGATGGAAACACCAGGAAAATTCTGAAGAATTTACATTTTCTTTATGATAATTATCTGGTTTATTTGATTTATTATTCAGACGATGCTGCAAGAGAAACTATACTCGGATCTAAGCCTGCATTTTTGGGAGATGAAAGACAGGTGATAAATAGTATAATGAATTTTGCCCGCTCAAAATTTGAAGTGGTTCATTTCGAGTTGAAAAAAGCATTTGGTGATTTGTTGAAAACAAATGTTGAAATGAAAGAAATTTCACAGATAGATAATAAAGGTGAACTATATATATTAAAAGGAGAAACGTTGAGTATTTTGTCTTACACAGCATCTGTTATAAAAGGATTTCTTCTTCATTTTCTAAAAGAGGTTGGTGAAATTAACTAG
- a CDS encoding AAA family ATPase, which produces MKTAEIFSLHLHDYLYFKDVDVYFSSGLNVFTGETGAGKSLLLDVIGILLGYGNTKIDNYSAEIVIHLPESYPDYEIVEGENVFSVLRKNGRTTFKINGKVFPKNIVSKVLGNHISIHRQNSHIKFLEPNFLLGVLDQIGDNKTLLRDFRKRYEEYKKIQEILNSENLEILEKRKEDLEYQINEIEAVKPDLQEEYELNEKYQSALNFQQLLANFNEALETGQKINEYLWNLKKILPEKYTSFLDTALDVVVTLNLEIEKELSDIEELDITQIEERIWAYNNLKRKYGPTLEDVLENYSNMKKEYENIMERIEVLRNSESKLMSLEKELKDLGKKLTEKRKKASEKILKKFRNHLKDLSMTAKVDFIFKSIEMTGHGFDKVELVGQTVKSQKMQPLRSIASGGELSRIMLALELSIASGGVLIFDEVDTGIGGETGNKLAEKLKEVSENYQVIVVTHLPQVAVRANKHFAVIRNEDSGEIKELDEKERKTEIKRMLGSEDVLNHI; this is translated from the coding sequence ATGAAAACAGCTGAAATATTTTCCTTGCATCTTCATGATTATTTATATTTTAAAGATGTAGATGTGTATTTTTCATCAGGGTTAAACGTTTTTACTGGAGAAACAGGTGCAGGGAAAAGTTTACTGCTGGATGTCATAGGTATATTACTTGGATATGGAAATACTAAAATAGATAATTACAGCGCTGAGATTGTAATACATCTCCCTGAAAGCTATCCAGATTATGAAATTGTTGAAGGGGAAAATGTGTTTTCTGTGCTGAGGAAAAATGGAAGGACTACGTTTAAAATTAACGGAAAAGTTTTTCCAAAAAATATTGTGTCAAAAGTTTTGGGGAATCACATATCTATTCACAGACAGAATTCTCACATCAAATTTTTAGAACCAAATTTTTTGCTGGGAGTACTTGATCAAATAGGTGATAACAAAACGCTTTTAAGGGATTTTAGAAAAAGATACGAGGAGTACAAAAAGATTCAGGAAATTTTAAACTCTGAAAACTTAGAAATTCTTGAAAAACGTAAAGAAGACCTTGAATATCAGATAAACGAGATAGAAGCGGTTAAACCCGACCTTCAGGAAGAATATGAATTAAACGAAAAATATCAGTCGGCATTAAATTTTCAGCAGCTTCTTGCCAATTTTAACGAAGCTTTGGAAACAGGGCAAAAAATTAATGAATACCTGTGGAATTTGAAAAAGATACTTCCAGAAAAATACACATCTTTTTTGGATACAGCACTTGATGTTGTTGTTACTCTGAATCTTGAAATTGAAAAAGAGTTAAGCGATATAGAAGAACTTGATATTACTCAAATAGAAGAAAGAATATGGGCTTATAATAACCTGAAAAGGAAATATGGCCCTACTCTTGAAGATGTTCTGGAAAACTATTCAAATATGAAAAAAGAATATGAGAATATAATGGAAAGAATCGAAGTACTTAGAAATTCAGAAAGTAAGTTAATGTCACTCGAGAAAGAATTAAAAGATCTTGGAAAAAAACTTACTGAAAAAAGAAAAAAAGCTTCCGAAAAGATCTTGAAAAAGTTCAGGAACCATTTGAAGGATTTGAGTATGACAGCAAAGGTTGATTTTATTTTCAAAAGTATAGAAATGACTGGCCATGGATTTGATAAAGTAGAATTAGTTGGACAAACAGTTAAATCACAAAAAATGCAACCCCTCAGGTCTATTGCTTCCGGTGGGGAACTTTCAAGAATCATGCTTGCACTGGAGCTATCAATCGCATCAGGAGGAGTTTTAATATTTGACGAAGTGGATACAGGTATTGGAGGAGAAACAGGGAATAAACTTGCGGAAAAATTAAAAGAAGTCTCTGAAAATTATCAGGTTATTGTTGTAACACATTTGCCTCAAGTAGCAGTTAGAGCGAACAAACATTTTGCGGTGATAAGAAATGAAGATTCGGGTGAAATTAAAGAACTTGACGAAAAAGAAAGAAAAACAGAGATAAAAAGAATGCTCGGTTCTGAGGATGTTCTTAACCACATTTAA
- a CDS encoding cytidine deaminase, with protein sequence MLNKLIQMAIEAQKNAYAPYSNFKVGAVLLARSGKVYTGSNIENASYGLSCCAERIAIFKAVSEGEKEFDTLVIVGNTDEPISPCGACRQVMAEFGDFKVVMANNTGKVKETRVKELLPYAFEKEHLGK encoded by the coding sequence ATGTTGAACAAGCTGATACAGATGGCGATTGAAGCTCAGAAAAACGCATACGCGCCATATTCTAATTTTAAAGTGGGGGCAGTGTTATTGGCCAGATCCGGGAAGGTTTATACTGGCAGTAACATTGAGAATGCCTCTTATGGATTGTCTTGCTGTGCAGAGAGAATAGCTATTTTTAAAGCAGTGTCTGAAGGAGAAAAAGAATTTGATACATTGGTCATAGTAGGCAATACAGACGAGCCTATATCTCCTTGTGGAGCGTGTAGACAGGTGATGGCTGAATTTGGTGATTTCAAAGTTGTTATGGCAAACAATACTGGTAAAGTCAAGGAGACAAGAGTGAAAGAACTGTTGCCATATGCTTTTGAGAAGGAGCACCTTGGAAAATGA
- a CDS encoding hemolysin family protein gives MDDPSSYLWNILFLAILLYFSALFSASETALTSVSKIKLRESLRRGNKKEEESEIHLFNKFLTVILIMNNLVNILASSIATLLFVSLFKSVIPEGLSALVSTLTLTFFILVFGEITPKIYARQNHEKIFNRMLPVLLFLSRIFSPIIRFLVAFSNVVIGLTGGKAVSETPFITTDDILMYVEAGREEGTIKHEESFMLKRTIEMEVSQVKEIMIPRIDIVAVDESSTLEEIMELIKEEEYSRIPVYKDTIDNIVGICYAKDVLVFVSERGTEIKQKVKVKDLMREPLFVPETMKISDLLKIFKEQKIHMAIVVDEYGGTAGLVTLEDILEEIFGEIMDEYDQNEVIGIKKMEDGSYVVDATVPINDLERELNITFPESDYETLAGYLLELLQRIPRVGETVRINGFIFKIVAASKNRIEKVLIKVVSDVEQADTDGD, from the coding sequence ATGGATGATCCTTCGAGTTATTTATGGAACATCCTTTTTCTGGCGATATTGTTATATTTTTCGGCTCTTTTTTCAGCATCTGAAACAGCGTTAACTTCAGTAAGTAAGATAAAACTCAGGGAATCTTTGAGACGTGGAAATAAAAAGGAAGAGGAATCAGAAATACACCTCTTTAACAAGTTTCTAACAGTTATTCTTATAATGAACAATCTGGTTAACATTCTCGCTTCATCTATCGCAACCCTTTTGTTTGTCTCACTATTTAAGAGTGTTATTCCCGAGGGATTATCTGCTCTTGTATCTACACTTACTCTGACCTTTTTTATATTGGTTTTCGGAGAGATTACTCCTAAAATATACGCAAGACAAAATCACGAAAAGATTTTTAATCGAATGCTTCCAGTATTGTTATTTTTATCCAGGATTTTTTCACCAATTATAAGATTTTTAGTAGCTTTTTCAAATGTGGTAATTGGTTTAACTGGCGGTAAAGCTGTTAGCGAAACTCCTTTCATAACCACTGATGACATATTGATGTATGTGGAAGCTGGTAGAGAAGAAGGAACTATAAAACATGAAGAGAGTTTTATGCTTAAAAGAACTATTGAGATGGAAGTTTCTCAGGTTAAGGAAATAATGATTCCAAGAATAGATATTGTAGCAGTTGATGAATCTTCCACACTCGAAGAGATAATGGAACTTATAAAAGAAGAAGAATATTCAAGGATTCCCGTGTATAAAGATACTATTGATAACATAGTTGGTATATGTTATGCAAAGGATGTGTTGGTATTCGTAAGTGAACGAGGGACTGAAATAAAGCAGAAAGTAAAAGTGAAGGACCTTATGAGAGAACCACTTTTTGTACCGGAAACCATGAAAATATCGGATTTGTTGAAAATTTTTAAAGAGCAGAAAATTCACATGGCAATTGTTGTTGATGAATACGGAGGAACTGCGGGTCTCGTTACACTGGAGGATATTCTTGAAGAAATATTCGGTGAAATAATGGACGAATATGATCAAAACGAAGTGATTGGAATAAAGAAAATGGAAGATGGTTCTTATGTGGTTGATGCAACTGTTCCAATAAATGACCTTGAAAGAGAGCTGAACATTACATTTCCAGAGAGTGATTACGAAACACTTGCCGGGTATCTGTTAGAACTGTTACAAAGAATTCCAAGGGTAGGAGAAACTGTAAGAATAAATGGGTTTATTTTTAAAATAGTAGCAGCTTCAAAAAACAGGATAGAAAAAGTCCTTATTAAGGTGGTGAGCGATGTTGAACAAGCTGATACAGATGGCGATTGA
- the rsgA gene encoding ribosome small subunit-dependent GTPase A, protein MRKKGVVVKFLSNMAQVQDYETAEIFLCKLRGKFKEQKIRPIVGDIVEYRVVHGKDGVIENIINRRNELKRPRIANVDQVIVVVTLKKPQTPLKIIDRYLVLVENAKLPLVIVLNKTDLLSDEEIEFFESIYSRIYKVLKTSALKGDGLDELKMVLKGKISTMAGMSGVGKSSLLNAISPGLSLKVNEISEKLERGKHTTTVIELLHLEFGGWIADTPGFASLDISGINPEDLKKLFPEFLAYDSQCMFGDCEHINEPNCAIKLAVEKGTITETRYQSYVEMFKELTEGK, encoded by the coding sequence ATGAGAAAAAAAGGAGTTGTGGTAAAGTTTCTTTCAAATATGGCACAGGTTCAGGATTATGAAACAGCAGAAATCTTTTTATGTAAACTAAGAGGGAAATTTAAGGAGCAGAAAATAAGACCAATTGTAGGAGATATCGTTGAATACAGAGTTGTGCATGGTAAAGATGGGGTTATCGAAAACATTATAAATAGACGCAATGAATTAAAAAGACCAAGGATTGCCAATGTGGATCAGGTTATAGTGGTAGTTACATTAAAAAAGCCCCAGACACCATTGAAGATTATTGATAGATATTTAGTTCTTGTGGAAAACGCCAAATTACCGCTGGTTATCGTTTTAAACAAGACGGATCTTTTAAGCGATGAAGAAATTGAATTTTTTGAATCGATATATTCCAGAATATATAAAGTATTGAAAACGAGTGCTCTCAAAGGAGACGGCTTGGACGAATTGAAAATGGTGCTAAAAGGGAAAATTTCTACAATGGCTGGAATGTCCGGGGTTGGCAAAAGTAGTCTTTTGAATGCGATAAGTCCGGGTTTGTCATTAAAGGTTAATGAGATTTCGGAAAAGTTAGAACGTGGAAAACACACAACGACAGTCATAGAATTGTTACATCTGGAATTTGGGGGATGGATAGCAGATACTCCAGGATTTGCCAGTCTCGATATTTCTGGTATAAATCCGGAAGATTTGAAAAAGCTTTTTCCTGAATTTCTTGCATATGATTCTCAATGCATGTTTGGAGATTGTGAGCATATTAACGAACCAAATTGTGCTATAAAACTTGCTGTGGAAAAAGGGACAATAACTGAAACAAGATATCAAAGTTATGTAGAGATGTTTAAAGAGCTCACGGAGGGAAAATGA
- a CDS encoding PASTA domain-containing protein translates to MIRIVFLFLVGVMFGILAFLGIIYLGEKTGDVFVPDVIGLNIAEAKNKLEMYGFVAEIVGNGKVVNTDPGAGEVVKRGRKIRVFGSSLIERQFKLPDFYGTNAHTVVEILKSWGLNVEIVKIKYPGPDGRVLATYPEKGSVVKTGDSIKLLIDDGDIDSGR, encoded by the coding sequence ATGATAAGAATTGTTTTTTTATTTCTTGTTGGGGTTATGTTTGGGATACTGGCGTTTTTGGGTATTATATATCTTGGTGAAAAGACCGGTGATGTTTTTGTGCCGGATGTTATAGGGTTAAATATCGCTGAAGCCAAAAATAAGCTGGAAATGTATGGTTTTGTAGCGGAAATTGTTGGAAATGGAAAAGTGGTAAACACTGATCCTGGAGCAGGAGAAGTCGTGAAAAGGGGAAGAAAGATAAGAGTGTTTGGGAGTAGCCTTATAGAGAGACAATTCAAATTGCCAGATTTTTATGGTACAAATGCCCATACAGTTGTAGAAATCCTTAAATCATGGGGATTGAATGTTGAAATTGTAAAAATTAAATATCCTGGTCCAGATGGTCGTGTTCTTGCTACATATCCAGAAAAAGGTTCGGTGGTTAAAACAGGCGATAGTATTAAGCTTTTAATAGATGATGGCGACATTGACTCCGGGAGGTAA
- the rlmN gene encoding 23S rRNA (adenine(2503)-C(2))-methyltransferase RlmN, with product MKKNLLNFSYEELVEEFSIMKLEKYRVDQVLDWVYKKKVFDFDKMTNLSKEHRKKLAEHFVIEIPELVEMQISRIDKTTKFLWRLSDGNTIESVALFHSGRVTACISTQVGCPVKCSFCATGQSGYVRNLTAGEIVAQILAIEFHRKVNVGNVVYMGMGEPLLNFDATLKSLKMLNHRKMSGIGIRRITVSTVGIPEKIVELAKSGLDFKLAVSLHAPTDFKRDKIVPLNKKYSVEEIIYALKKYQEITGNRVTIEYILIKEFNDYLDDAEKLSQLLKGMSVFVNLIPVNPVNPEFHRPSKWVLERFKSVLERYNIEAEIRQEKGTDISAACGQLRRRMLKKR from the coding sequence ATGAAAAAAAATTTGCTAAATTTTTCATACGAGGAACTTGTAGAAGAGTTCTCAATAATGAAATTAGAAAAATATCGTGTTGATCAGGTGTTAGATTGGGTTTATAAGAAAAAAGTATTTGATTTTGACAAAATGACGAATCTTTCGAAAGAGCACAGAAAAAAGTTAGCTGAGCATTTTGTTATAGAGATTCCAGAACTTGTTGAGATGCAAATTTCAAGAATTGATAAAACTACAAAATTTTTATGGAGATTAAGTGATGGAAACACTATAGAATCTGTGGCTCTTTTTCATTCGGGAAGAGTTACTGCGTGTATATCTACTCAGGTAGGTTGTCCTGTAAAATGCTCTTTTTGTGCTACTGGACAGAGTGGATATGTTAGAAATCTTACAGCAGGAGAAATTGTAGCCCAGATTTTAGCGATAGAGTTTCATAGAAAGGTAAATGTTGGGAATGTGGTTTATATGGGAATGGGCGAACCTCTTTTGAATTTTGATGCAACTTTAAAAAGCTTAAAAATGTTGAATCATAGAAAGATGTCAGGTATAGGTATTCGAAGAATCACCGTTTCAACAGTTGGTATACCCGAAAAGATTGTGGAATTGGCAAAGTCAGGTTTGGATTTTAAATTAGCGGTATCTTTGCATGCGCCTACAGATTTCAAGCGAGATAAAATTGTACCTCTTAATAAGAAGTATAGTGTGGAAGAAATAATTTATGCGTTGAAAAAGTATCAGGAAATTACTGGTAATAGGGTTACAATAGAATATATTTTGATAAAGGAATTTAATGATTATCTGGACGACGCTGAGAAACTTTCGCAGCTTTTGAAGGGAATGTCTGTTTTTGTAAATCTTATACCGGTAAATCCAGTAAATCCAGAATTTCATCGTCCAAGTAAATGGGTGTTAGAAAGGTTTAAAAGTGTGCTTGAAAGATATAATATTGAAGCTGAGATCAGGCAAGAAAAAGGGACAGATATAAGCGCTGCCTGTGGACAATTGAGAAGGAGAATGTTGAAGAAAAGATGA